In Acidimicrobiia bacterium, a genomic segment contains:
- a CDS encoding Clp protease N-terminal domain-containing protein, protein MPTPDDLIRLVEKTTPEADLLQQLTEAVVLSGRITELGDGLVGHFVARARSSGATWEEIGECMGVSKQAAQKRFTPKGRQRRGGFFLTRLAEEARHVVRSAVTHAREAGSTHVGTEHLVLGLVDDPESVACRAITALGSVDAIRSAAQRETDSDEGAAGAGRHIPFSADSKKVLELALRETIRSGDRRIGTGHILLGILRDEKSPGARVLLESGISRKAVEAWIEEE, encoded by the coding sequence TTGCCTACGCCAGATGACCTGATCCGTCTGGTCGAGAAGACAACCCCGGAGGCTGATTTGCTACAGCAGCTCACCGAGGCGGTTGTCCTGTCGGGTCGAATCACCGAGTTGGGTGACGGCCTGGTCGGCCATTTTGTGGCGCGTGCCCGTTCGTCGGGTGCGACCTGGGAGGAGATCGGGGAATGCATGGGGGTGAGCAAACAGGCCGCACAGAAACGGTTCACCCCGAAAGGACGTCAACGTCGTGGAGGCTTCTTTCTTACCCGGTTGGCCGAGGAGGCGCGGCATGTGGTGCGCAGTGCCGTGACCCATGCCCGAGAGGCGGGGAGTACTCATGTGGGTACCGAGCACCTGGTGCTTGGGCTCGTTGACGATCCGGAGAGTGTTGCTTGTCGGGCGATCACGGCTCTCGGTTCCGTGGACGCGATCAGGTCTGCGGCCCAGCGGGAGACGGATTCGGACGAGGGCGCTGCCGGCGCTGGTCGTCATATTCCGTTCTCGGCTGACTCCAAGAAGGTGCTGGAGCTGGCATTGCGGGAGACGATCCGTAGCGGTGATCGTCGTATCGGAACCGGGCACATCCTCCTCGGGATCCTCCGCGACGAGAAGTCACCGGGCGCTCGGGTTCTCCTCGAATCGGGGATCAGCCGGAAGGCGGTCGAGGCATGGATCGAGGAGGAGTGA
- a CDS encoding ABC transporter ATP-binding protein, whose amino-acid sequence MSDVSVPAVQAIGLSKTFLASDGEVPAVRGIDLAIPDGEFFGLLGPNGAGKSTTIGMLTTLIVPTSGSASVLGIDVVHHPVEVKRRIGMVSQNNTLDQDLTVAENLEFRSRYFGMSSRGARDRARELLDLFGVADKQRAMPRELSGGQARRLMICRALAHRPQVLFLDEPTVGLDAQTRVNLWDSLRQLQADGQTILLTTHYMEEAEQLCDRVAIIDDGVVLACDTVEALKRSSGADTVITVAFDGTPPDSVADLAGRPTVRQMDVTDGRLRVITQSDVRLLGELIALGTSAGVPVVEATRMPPSLETVYLTLTGREYRE is encoded by the coding sequence GTGTCTGACGTGTCCGTGCCTGCCGTTCAAGCAATTGGACTGAGCAAGACCTTCCTCGCAAGCGACGGTGAAGTGCCCGCGGTGCGAGGTATCGACCTGGCGATCCCGGACGGAGAGTTCTTCGGTCTCTTGGGTCCCAACGGTGCGGGCAAGTCGACCACCATCGGCATGCTCACCACCCTGATCGTCCCCACCTCGGGGTCGGCGTCGGTTCTCGGGATTGACGTGGTCCACCACCCGGTCGAGGTCAAACGTCGAATCGGGATGGTGTCCCAGAACAACACCCTGGATCAGGATCTGACCGTCGCCGAGAACCTCGAGTTCCGGAGCCGGTACTTCGGCATGAGCTCCAGGGGAGCGCGTGACCGTGCTCGGGAGTTGCTCGACCTGTTCGGTGTCGCCGACAAGCAGCGAGCGATGCCGAGGGAGCTGTCCGGTGGCCAGGCGAGACGTCTAATGATCTGCCGGGCACTGGCCCACCGGCCACAGGTGTTGTTCCTCGACGAGCCCACCGTCGGCCTCGACGCCCAGACCCGCGTCAACTTGTGGGACTCGTTGCGCCAGTTGCAGGCGGACGGCCAAACCATCCTGCTCACCACCCACTACATGGAGGAGGCTGAGCAGCTGTGCGACCGAGTAGCCATCATCGACGATGGCGTAGTTTTGGCCTGCGACACCGTCGAAGCCCTGAAGAGAAGCTCGGGAGCGGACACCGTGATCACCGTGGCCTTCGACGGCACGCCCCCGGACAGTGTCGCCGATCTCGCCGGCCGCCCCACGGTACGACAGATGGATGTCACCGACGGTCGACTGCGGGTCATCACACAGTCCGATGTCAGGCTGCTCGGCGAGCTCATCGCGTTGGGCACCTCCGCAGGTGTCCCCGTGGTCGAGGCCACCCGAATGCCTCCCAGCTTGGAGACCGTCTACCTGACCCTTACAGGACGGGAGTATCGAGAATGA
- a CDS encoding ABC transporter permease gives MALEKIVVGAIQALIGGLLVFPAVLFIHAAGQAPVIEVASWPLLILVMVSGSILASAGALFLGTVTDPDKIQVLFALVLLPMTMLGGVYYPWAALSNIPWLQVLVLANPMVYVSEGLRATLTAQLPHMPTPAFLLVLLIGAVGLSFLGSTRWSVGRGEFRELIR, from the coding sequence TTGGCGCTGGAGAAGATCGTCGTCGGCGCCATCCAGGCCCTCATCGGCGGGTTGTTGGTGTTCCCCGCCGTGTTGTTCATCCACGCCGCCGGTCAGGCACCCGTCATCGAGGTGGCCAGTTGGCCGCTTCTGATCCTCGTCATGGTCAGCGGCTCCATCCTCGCCTCCGCCGGCGCACTATTCCTGGGCACGGTCACCGACCCCGACAAGATCCAGGTCCTGTTCGCCCTCGTGCTCCTTCCGATGACGATGCTTGGAGGCGTCTACTACCCGTGGGCCGCCCTCAGCAACATCCCATGGCTCCAGGTACTCGTGCTGGCTAACCCGATGGTGTACGTCAGCGAAGGACTACGCGCCACCCTCACCGCCCAGCTACCACACATGCCCACCCCAGCCTTCCTCCTCGTGCTCCTCATCGGCGCAGTCGGACTGAGCTTTTTGGGCTCAACGCGATGGAGTGTGGGGCGTGGTGAGTTCCGGGAGCTGATTCGGTAA
- a CDS encoding transposase, producing the protein MIQGSRGATVLVGMPGFVVGAQQLVDGELWLFVETVTDVVGCVGCGTRATGHGRSRTLVRDLPISGTPTVLAWSKRRFRCPDPDCEVATWSETTSEILPRAALTERARRRIAEMVNVDGDSIAAAAAAFGVGWHTAHQATAVFTDPAVDDPDRLEGVSAIGVDEKRFLNATGDHRTVYTTQIVDLDRHRLLDVIEGRSRDVLGKWLTERGEDWCDRIRLATLDPAAGYRRALEDRLDNATVVVDHFHGAPRGARTPCRPGCLPSVITVAGRSWGPSWRRTCAVWDEAP; encoded by the coding sequence GTGATTCAAGGTAGCCGTGGTGCGACTGTGCTGGTGGGGATGCCCGGGTTCGTGGTGGGTGCCCAGCAGCTGGTGGACGGCGAGTTGTGGCTGTTCGTCGAGACCGTCACCGATGTGGTCGGCTGTGTCGGGTGTGGAACTCGGGCGACCGGTCATGGCCGGTCCCGGACGCTGGTGCGGGATCTTCCCATCTCGGGGACACCAACGGTGCTGGCATGGTCGAAACGGCGGTTCAGATGCCCCGATCCTGACTGTGAGGTGGCGACCTGGTCGGAGACGACATCGGAGATTCTCCCTCGGGCGGCGCTGACCGAACGGGCGCGGAGACGGATCGCCGAGATGGTCAACGTCGATGGTGACTCGATCGCGGCGGCGGCGGCAGCCTTCGGGGTGGGCTGGCACACCGCTCATCAGGCGACCGCCGTCTTCACCGACCCTGCCGTCGATGACCCTGACCGGTTGGAGGGGGTGTCGGCGATCGGGGTCGACGAGAAACGGTTCTTGAACGCCACCGGGGATCATCGGACCGTCTACACCACCCAGATCGTCGACTTGGACCGTCACCGGCTCCTCGACGTGATCGAAGGCCGTTCCCGTGACGTGTTGGGCAAGTGGCTCACAGAGCGGGGAGAGGACTGGTGTGACCGTATCCGGCTCGCCACCCTCGATCCGGCCGCCGGCTACCGCCGGGCGCTCGAGGACCGTCTCGACAACGCCACCGTGGTCGTCGATCACTTTCATGGTGCGCCACGAGGCGCACGCACACCGTGCAGGCCGGGATGCCTGCCCTCGGTCATCACAGTGGCCGGGAGAAGCTGGGGGCCGTCTTGGCGGCGGACATGCGCCGTCTGGGACGAAGCGCCCTGA
- the ltrA gene encoding group II intron reverse transcriptase/maturase, giving the protein MKTEQLAREEPPVNIGDPWPEPDEARAWLLDVQQKLYRWARDEPQRRFSDLANLVYDRHSLVAAWHRVASRKGAHTAGVDGATRGSVERRGVERFLTDIRDDLWSRTFQALEVREKLIPKRDEGTRRLGVPALRDRVVGEALRGVIEPVFEAGFRSQSYGFRPGRRAHDAIAEVVHLAQNPIGYDWVIEGDIQACFDEIPHWLITDGLTARISDKRVLAWCRSFLKAGVMTESGDREATMIGTPQGGVVSPLFANIALDGLDRFFDQRQQELFGTWDQAHWRRKKGLITYRMVRYADDFVVMIKGPDAQPQAEILREEIADHLFEMGLTLHRDKTRITHLSEGIDFLGYTISKQHVPGRGDVIYTYPSRRSLERIKDRVRELTASNTTNLELAEILYPLNTALRGWAAYFRFGSSKRTFRYLGHFAWRRVIRWIKRKHPSWGWKDLQRRYPEWEPRSGDLSLYNPERMPVVRYRYRGQRIAHAWNTHEVDPAGARFRLVNVDDADEHAWLEEILTMG; this is encoded by the coding sequence GTGAAGACAGAGCAACTGGCGCGAGAGGAGCCACCAGTGAATATTGGTGATCCGTGGCCCGAGCCCGACGAGGCACGAGCCTGGTTACTCGACGTGCAGCAAAAGCTCTACCGATGGGCAAGGGACGAACCGCAGCGGCGGTTCTCGGATCTGGCCAACCTGGTATATGACCGTCACAGCTTGGTGGCGGCGTGGCATCGGGTGGCCAGCCGCAAGGGAGCCCACACCGCCGGTGTTGACGGGGCCACTCGTGGCTCGGTCGAACGGCGGGGTGTGGAGCGGTTCCTCACCGATATCCGAGACGACCTGTGGAGTCGGACCTTCCAGGCTTTGGAGGTGAGAGAGAAGCTGATCCCCAAACGGGATGAAGGAACCCGCCGTCTCGGGGTGCCCGCTTTGCGGGACCGGGTGGTGGGAGAGGCGCTCCGTGGGGTGATCGAACCCGTATTCGAGGCCGGTTTCCGGTCTCAGTCATACGGGTTTCGGCCCGGACGACGCGCCCACGACGCCATCGCCGAGGTTGTCCACCTCGCTCAGAACCCGATCGGTTACGACTGGGTGATCGAGGGTGACATCCAAGCCTGCTTCGACGAGATCCCCCACTGGCTCATCACCGATGGGCTCACGGCGAGGATCTCCGACAAGCGGGTGCTGGCATGGTGCCGATCCTTCCTCAAAGCAGGGGTGATGACCGAATCCGGTGACCGTGAGGCCACCATGATCGGCACACCCCAAGGTGGCGTGGTTTCGCCCCTGTTCGCCAACATTGCTCTCGACGGCCTCGATCGGTTCTTCGATCAGCGCCAACAAGAGCTGTTCGGCACCTGGGACCAGGCGCACTGGCGACGCAAGAAGGGGCTCATCACCTATCGGATGGTCCGCTACGCGGACGACTTCGTGGTGATGATCAAAGGCCCCGACGCCCAGCCACAAGCCGAGATCCTGCGGGAGGAGATCGCAGACCATCTCTTCGAGATGGGACTGACTCTCCACAGGGACAAGACCCGTATCACCCATCTCAGCGAGGGCATCGACTTCTTGGGATACACCATCTCCAAGCAGCATGTCCCCGGCCGAGGCGACGTGATCTACACCTACCCGTCCCGCCGCTCCTTGGAGCGGATCAAGGACCGGGTGCGGGAACTCACCGCCTCGAACACCACCAACCTGGAATTAGCCGAGATCCTCTATCCACTCAACACCGCCCTGCGAGGCTGGGCAGCGTATTTCCGTTTCGGTTCATCGAAACGGACATTCCGCTACCTCGGCCATTTCGCATGGCGTCGTGTCATCCGGTGGATCAAACGCAAGCACCCCTCGTGGGGATGGAAAGACCTCCAGCGCCGGTATCCCGAATGGGAACCACGCTCAGGAGATCTGTCCCTCTACAACCCAGAGAGGATGCCCGTCGTGCGATACCGCTACCGAGGCCAACGAATCGCCCACGCCTGGAACACCCACGAGGTCGACCCGGCCGGAGCCCGATTCCGTCTGGTCAACGTAGACGACGCCGACGAGCACGCTTGGCTGGAAGAGATTCTCACCATGGGCTGA
- a CDS encoding transposase, with product MPGNKHAGFGGRGRRNRHPQGRTALRLRPLPVRLANQAIDDVRRRVQQQTLGHRGRKSDPLYRARRVLLTADERLSADRFEWMKTMLDAGDPDGEVGAAWVAKELLREVFSAVDEDHARRRMIAFYIFSADADVPELTRLARTISRWSEQVFAYHRTQRASNGRVENIHMLTEKIRRNAHGFRNHDHYRRRLIGRLGIKWHTQPTARIRGRQPRFIA from the coding sequence GTGCCTGGAAACAAGCACGCCGGGTTCGGAGGGCGGGGGCGAAGAAACCGACATCCGCAAGGACGCACGGCGCTTCGCCTCCGACCCCTACCCGTCCGTCTCGCCAACCAGGCGATCGACGATGTCCGCCGTCGTGTCCAACAACAAACGCTCGGACATCGGGGCCGGAAGAGCGACCCGTTGTATCGGGCACGCCGTGTCCTGTTGACCGCCGACGAACGACTCTCAGCCGACCGCTTCGAATGGATGAAGACCATGTTGGATGCTGGCGACCCTGACGGGGAGGTGGGAGCGGCATGGGTAGCCAAGGAGCTGCTGAGAGAAGTGTTCTCGGCTGTCGACGAGGATCATGCCCGACGGCGGATGATCGCCTTCTACATCTTCTCAGCCGACGCCGACGTCCCCGAGCTCACCCGTCTCGCCCGCACCATCAGCCGCTGGTCCGAACAGGTCTTCGCCTACCACCGGACCCAGCGGGCCTCCAACGGACGAGTCGAGAACATCCACATGCTCACCGAGAAGATCCGCCGCAACGCCCACGGCTTCCGAAACCATGACCACTACCGCCGTCGCCTCATCGGACGACTCGGCATCAAATGGCATACTCAACCCACCGCACGAATACGAGGCCGCCAACCACGATTCATCGCGTAG
- a CDS encoding DUF262 domain-containing protein, with product MKSDTVDLKLLFGKDVRYLVPLFQRPYVWNQVEHWEPLWSDVTPIVESYRTTPEDAAPHFLGAVVLDHVSTQVAELEARQVIDGQQRLTTLQILIAACRDVAQGRSFDKQARVLAKLTENDQDLIVESHHLLKVWPTNVDRASFEAVMAGRVKEADRNSPITRCYQYFTKTASQWLEEAEDDAEAALGALTSVLRSLLKVVVIDLERNDNAQVIFETLNARGTPLRASDLIKNLLFQRATDAGEPVEHLYETYWRELEEPRWRKEIRQGRLKRLRLDLFLSHYLTMRNGKEVSVPSLFDQFRTFTTSSWSESVEDLLKDLRKYAAVYDLFDNLSTDDPRGLFFYRLRTMQITTADPLLLYLFGLEDDGMASDSLDRVLRRLEDYLVRRMACRLTTKNYNIVFLGLLQAVQEDPTNADTVTERHLSALEGDSQLWPDDKAFRTALETGELYRALSRARLRIVLEALETASKTKYAETLLVLDKLTIEHLMPQAWQAHWPLPSDKHPLAAEKEREQRIHRLGNLTLVTERLNPKLSNGSWAAKRADILEHSALSLNRSVPPQWDEDAIDNRGGTLADVAISIWPGPSDGARQDIATYAEEPEEEPLRTEPISAEDLSLGLLRIPVEAAALFPADDGEVTVILRGMETSGSWQAGLAGDGDGFGALTLDPSLLGRLAEEDDSMIITGHAPNGVFVD from the coding sequence ATGAAGTCCGACACCGTCGACCTCAAGCTCCTCTTCGGGAAGGACGTCAGGTACCTGGTTCCTCTGTTTCAGCGCCCGTACGTCTGGAACCAGGTGGAACACTGGGAACCACTCTGGTCGGATGTCACCCCGATCGTCGAGTCGTATCGGACCACGCCGGAGGATGCCGCGCCCCATTTCTTGGGCGCCGTAGTACTCGACCACGTATCGACCCAGGTGGCCGAACTCGAGGCACGTCAGGTCATCGATGGTCAGCAGCGACTGACAACCCTCCAGATATTGATCGCGGCCTGCCGGGATGTGGCCCAGGGGCGGAGCTTCGACAAGCAAGCCCGCGTCCTGGCAAAGCTCACCGAGAACGACCAGGACTTGATCGTCGAGAGTCACCATCTTCTCAAAGTGTGGCCCACCAACGTCGACCGCGCTTCCTTTGAGGCCGTGATGGCAGGACGGGTCAAAGAGGCCGACCGCAACTCTCCGATAACTCGGTGCTACCAGTACTTCACCAAGACGGCATCGCAGTGGTTGGAGGAAGCCGAGGATGATGCCGAGGCCGCCCTGGGCGCGCTGACATCCGTGCTTCGATCGCTGCTCAAGGTCGTGGTCATTGACCTCGAACGCAACGACAACGCACAAGTCATCTTCGAGACGCTCAACGCCCGAGGTACGCCGCTGCGGGCATCGGACCTGATCAAGAACCTGCTGTTCCAGCGGGCAACCGATGCTGGCGAACCGGTCGAGCACCTCTACGAGACCTACTGGCGGGAGCTCGAGGAGCCCCGATGGAGGAAGGAAATCCGACAAGGCCGGCTGAAACGCCTGCGCCTCGACTTGTTCCTCAGCCACTACCTGACGATGCGGAACGGGAAAGAGGTCAGTGTGCCCTCCCTGTTCGACCAGTTCCGCACTTTCACGACGAGCAGCTGGTCCGAGTCGGTGGAGGATCTCCTCAAGGATCTCAGGAAATACGCAGCCGTCTACGACCTGTTCGACAACCTGTCGACGGATGATCCCCGTGGCCTCTTTTTCTATCGCTTGCGAACCATGCAGATCACCACGGCGGACCCACTGCTCCTCTATCTCTTCGGCCTGGAGGATGACGGCATGGCATCCGACTCGCTCGACAGAGTGCTTCGGAGGTTGGAGGACTATCTGGTTCGTCGGATGGCGTGCCGGCTCACTACCAAGAACTACAACATCGTGTTCCTCGGACTTCTCCAGGCCGTCCAGGAGGACCCCACGAACGCCGATACCGTGACCGAGCGCCACCTGTCAGCGTTGGAGGGCGACAGTCAGCTCTGGCCGGACGACAAGGCATTCCGAACTGCGCTCGAGACAGGTGAGCTGTACAGGGCGCTGTCGCGAGCCCGCCTCCGAATCGTCCTTGAAGCCCTAGAGACGGCCTCCAAGACCAAGTACGCCGAGACACTCCTTGTGCTCGACAAGCTAACGATCGAACACTTGATGCCTCAGGCCTGGCAAGCACATTGGCCCCTACCCTCTGATAAGCACCCGCTCGCGGCCGAGAAGGAACGAGAGCAGCGGATCCACCGTCTCGGCAACCTCACCCTCGTGACCGAGCGGCTCAACCCGAAACTCTCAAACGGATCGTGGGCGGCAAAGCGTGCCGACATCCTTGAACACAGTGCTCTTTCGCTCAACCGGAGTGTCCCACCCCAGTGGGACGAGGACGCCATCGACAACCGCGGTGGCACCCTCGCCGACGTCGCGATCTCCATCTGGCCTGGACCGTCTGACGGAGCCAGGCAGGACATTGCCACATACGCTGAGGAGCCGGAGGAAGAGCCGCTCCGCACTGAACCCATCAGCGCGGAGGATCTTTCGCTCGGCCTACTGCGTATCCCCGTCGAGGCCGCGGCGCTGTTCCCAGCTGACGACGGTGAGGTGACCGTCATCCTGAGGGGCATGGAGACATCGGGCTCATGGCAGGCTGGTCTCGCTGGCGACGGTGATGGTTTTGGCGCTCTGACATTGGATCCGAGCTTGCTTGGGAGGCTCGCCGAGGAAGACGATTCCATGATCATCACAGGGCATGCCCCAAACGGGGTCTTCGTTGACTGA
- a CDS encoding tyrosine-type recombinase/integrase produces the protein MANIRRRQTASGETRWDVRYRDPDKGDRTRTFHRKADAQKFANVVEADITRGDWLDPQLGRETFGDWADRWVPTIAGLTPKTRESYESILRRHLLPRFEDTPVNRMDHPTVVALLAELTSTGAGAGTVRNVRDVLRLVLELARRSGAIKVNPVEGAKAPKKPPAEMVFLSADQIMTLGEELANPPIRRGGGEHLRPRYQERGLLVRFAGFTGLRAGEIVALRTESVDLLHGRVQVVASATEAYGKLQFGAPKTYQRRAVPIPQALVAELTTHLAGKAGRDFVFTSSRGGPLRHSNFYARHFKPAVLRAGLPEQMRFHDLRHSYAAMLIAEGAHPRAIMERMGHSTIQVTLGTYGHLFPSLEAALTDALDEVYRRAEPTRPADVREMGL, from the coding sequence ATGGCGAACATCAGGAGACGGCAGACGGCAAGTGGCGAGACCCGCTGGGATGTCCGCTACCGCGATCCGGATAAGGGAGATCGAACCCGTACCTTCCATCGGAAGGCCGACGCACAGAAGTTCGCCAACGTGGTGGAAGCGGACATCACCCGCGGCGATTGGCTCGACCCCCAACTCGGCAGGGAAACCTTCGGCGACTGGGCAGACCGTTGGGTGCCGACCATCGCCGGCCTCACCCCCAAGACACGCGAGAGCTACGAGTCAATCCTTCGTCGTCATCTCCTCCCCCGATTCGAAGACACTCCTGTCAACCGCATGGACCACCCAACTGTTGTGGCGTTGCTGGCCGAACTCACCTCGACCGGAGCGGGGGCCGGCACGGTGCGCAATGTCCGGGACGTACTCCGGCTCGTACTCGAGTTAGCCCGACGATCCGGCGCGATCAAGGTCAATCCGGTTGAAGGTGCAAAGGCTCCGAAGAAGCCGCCCGCCGAGATGGTGTTCCTCAGTGCCGACCAGATCATGACCCTCGGAGAGGAACTGGCCAATCCGCCGATCAGGCGAGGTGGCGGGGAGCACCTACGGCCCCGATATCAGGAGCGTGGGCTGCTCGTGCGATTCGCCGGCTTCACTGGTCTACGGGCGGGCGAGATCGTCGCGCTCCGAACGGAGTCGGTTGATCTCCTCCATGGTCGCGTCCAAGTTGTGGCCTCGGCGACGGAGGCGTATGGGAAGCTCCAGTTCGGAGCACCAAAGACCTACCAACGTCGGGCAGTACCCATCCCCCAGGCACTCGTCGCAGAGCTGACGACGCACCTTGCTGGCAAGGCCGGTCGCGACTTCGTGTTCACCTCATCAAGGGGCGGACCACTCCGACACTCGAACTTCTACGCCCGGCATTTCAAGCCTGCGGTGCTCCGAGCCGGTCTCCCTGAGCAGATGAGATTCCACGACTTGCGGCACAGCTACGCCGCCATGCTCATCGCCGAAGGAGCCCACCCACGGGCGATCATGGAGCGGATGGGGCACAGCACCATCCAGGTCACCCTCGGAACCTACGGCCACCTCTTCCCGAGTCTCGAAGCCGCGCTCACCGATGCCCTCGACGAGGTGTACCGAAGGGCAGAGCCGACGCGCCCGGCCGATGTCCGTGAGATGGGCTTGTAG
- a CDS encoding helix-turn-helix domain-containing protein, translating into MNEDDRLLTAEDLAAFLDVPIKTLYAWRYRGEGPVGFRVGKHVRYRWTDVEQWIRDRVRVAEVRRSSDRTRTRTHVGDRR; encoded by the coding sequence ATGAACGAAGACGACCGCCTTCTTACGGCTGAGGATCTCGCCGCCTTCCTCGACGTCCCGATCAAGACGCTGTACGCGTGGCGGTACCGGGGAGAGGGACCCGTCGGCTTTCGGGTGGGCAAGCACGTCCGCTACCGGTGGACTGATGTCGAACAATGGATCCGAGACCGGGTTCGTGTCGCCGAGGTACGAAGGAGCTCGGATCGGACTCGCACCCGAACGCATGTCGGTGATCGTCGGTAG
- a CDS encoding chromosome partitioning protein has protein sequence MSLVCFGSAHGAPGVTTTALAVAATWPERRSCLLVEADPFGGVIAARYGLGDSPGLSSLAAVARRELDDDAVWQCAQQLPGGVRVLVGPASADEAHAVLGDLAGAFAVWSAAQTEVDVIVDCGRMPPGSGVIGPLLEAGVVMVVTRPSLDQLRPAAHRRAALKESGIDAGLLLVGDRPYGSDEVAAAFGAEVAGVIAWDPRTAAVLSGTHGAVRDLRRSLLVRSAATLAASLAPPRAVLDQGMAMVPAAEVVASKVAEETGS, from the coding sequence ATGAGCCTGGTCTGTTTTGGTTCCGCCCACGGCGCTCCCGGGGTGACGACCACTGCATTGGCGGTGGCAGCGACCTGGCCGGAGCGTCGCTCCTGTCTGCTGGTGGAAGCTGACCCTTTCGGTGGGGTGATCGCGGCCCGGTACGGCCTCGGTGATTCCCCTGGGTTGTCTTCGCTGGCGGCTGTCGCTCGGCGGGAACTCGACGACGACGCGGTTTGGCAGTGCGCACAGCAGCTACCCGGTGGGGTTCGGGTGCTGGTCGGTCCTGCCTCCGCCGACGAGGCTCATGCCGTGTTGGGGGATCTGGCCGGAGCATTCGCCGTCTGGTCCGCTGCCCAGACCGAGGTTGACGTGATCGTTGACTGTGGCCGGATGCCACCGGGTTCTGGCGTGATCGGTCCTCTGCTGGAGGCAGGAGTGGTGATGGTGGTGACACGCCCGTCGCTCGATCAGCTTCGACCTGCCGCCCATCGACGGGCGGCTCTCAAAGAATCCGGGATCGACGCCGGCTTGTTGTTGGTCGGTGACCGGCCGTACGGGTCCGACGAGGTGGCCGCCGCGTTCGGTGCTGAAGTGGCCGGTGTGATCGCCTGGGATCCGAGGACGGCGGCTGTGCTGTCGGGCACCCATGGCGCGGTTCGCGACCTGCGCCGTTCCCTCCTTGTCCGATCGGCAGCCACGCTGGCGGCCAGCTTGGCGCCGCCCCGCGCCGTCCTCGATCAGGGTATGGCAATGGTCCCCGCAGCGGAGGTTGTGGCGTCGAAGGTTGCAGAGGAGACGGGTTCGTGA